The region GGTAGGCGAGTGAGATGTTGGGGTATGCTTCCATTAAGACTCAGCGTGTCATGAGAAGTTGTCTGCAATTTACGTCGACGAAAAGGGGCGCCGGCAAAACAGGGTGGACGCAACAAAATGCCAATACAGTTGACGAGAAGCCTTTTCGTACATGTAAATCAATTCTAATGAAACCACAATAGTAAGGCCCACGAAGTTTCTGTCTACCCTGCGCTGATGTTTTTTTCTACAAAGCTTGCGTCACGCATCCTGGTCCAGCACAATCTCAACCAACGATTCAACAATTCCTATATCGTCCCTTCTACGAAGTACATACTCAACAACACTAAATCCTGCGATGTCGCATGTTTTTGTAATGGAGTACAACAATTTTTTCAGCATTGCAACGCTAATCCCACCCGTAGTTGGCACCAGAAGACTCGGGAATTCGGCTGGGTTCAGGATGTCCAGATCTAAGTGAACATACACATGGTTGTAGTTGCGCGCGGCTATGGCATCAGTCAATCTGCCGGCTGCGGATAGCTCCTGCGGAGGTAGCAGCAACAGGTTGTTTTCCTCAATAAATGTGTTCTCGGCCGGGTCAAGGTCGCGTGTGCCGACGAGGATTACCTGATCCGGTTGCAAGGTTGAAAACGCCTGCTCCAGCACTTCTGGGTGGCCCTCGCCGAGTAGCGTGCGGAGGGGCATCCCATGCAAGTGACCGCTTGGACTCGAAGCCGGCGTATTGAGATCTCCATGCGCATCAAACCACAGCACACAGAGGTCGCCTTTGTACTTCTTGTTTAGATAGGAAACGGGTGCAATTTCTGTGGCGCATGTGCCGCCGATCATAAAAGTTTTGTCGGGTTGTTTAGCTTCGAGTAAATTGCACATGCTGCGTAACATGTCAAGGTTTGGGTCAAGGCCAAGCACGCCGGCTTTTGCCGTCAAAGGAGTTGTTTGGGAGACCTCAATCCCCGAAAATGCGAATCTCGGGGAAAGCGCCTCCGCAAGTGCGAGCGCACCGGTATGGGCAGCCATCGACTCACCATATCCCTGCCAGTCGGGGAAGAGTATATTTAGTCGTTTTTTATCTTCTCTGGACATGCTTTTATAGCGCTTATTCGTGGAAGGCACTGATTTCGGTGACGTGCAGGCCAGGATTGGCGCTGTTGAAAAGCAGGTTTAGTTTGAGAAATCTGACTTCGGAAGGCACTATGGTATGGGTGTATCCTGCAAGGGTCGTCTTTTCCGTATTCTGGCTGAAGTCAACCAGCTGCGTCCACGTTGAACCATCGACCGAGCCGTCGATCGTGTATTGGTAATATCTGTAGTTGTCCCAGTAATTGTAGACTTTCAGGCGAGAGATCTGCTCAGGTTTTTCGAGATCAATTTCAATCCACACGTCCTCACCCACATGGCCTTCCCAGTGCTCCCAAAGCGTGATGCGCCCATTGTTGGTCAGTTCAGCGAGCCCGGGGCGGATGTTGTCCGTTGAGGCGATGGCCGGTTTGCCTGTTGTCAGGCTGGCATCGTTGATAATCTGGAAATAGGTCTGGCTAAACCCGCTTCCGATGGGGGTACCGTCCCGCTGTATGAGTTGGGCGCGTACTGATGTGCTTTGCTTTATGGTGAGGGGAGTAGCGTAGACAGGAGAGGTAGGGTTTGGGGCAGAGCCATCAAGTGTATACCTGAGGTCTGCATCAGGAAGGTTTGCGTGCAGGCTCAAGGTAAGGCTGTCTTCAAACCGGTGTTTCTCCCAACTGCCGTGAGGGAGTTGCTTCCATAGACCCGCAGCCGATGCTGTGATGGGGCTGTAGAAGTAGCGCTGATGAAAAGGCAACCCAACTGCTTCATCCTGCGCATTAAACGCCTGAATTTTAACCGTGGTGGTTTCATTAAACGTTAAGTCATCCAGCCAAACAGATGACGCCGACGTGACGGCTGTCCCATCGAGGGTGTGACGGAGGATAAGGTCGGGATATATAGCCGTAGCTGAGAGCGTGAGGGCTTGGTCGAATTGCAGGTGTTCATAGAAATTACCTTCATCAAGCGCGGGATAAGATCTGCCTTTTACGTTTACACCAAAGGGATGCAGTAGTCTGGTCAGCTGTGCATCGGTATGGGTGAGTGCGCCTTCGAATTGTGATAGCGTGCCTGCACCGCCTTCCCATAAATGTGAAGCCATCGCCGGCAACCGTTTACGCAGCCGGGGGAGTTGGTTAATCTGGTTTTGCTCCCACGCGCACATGGTTGCTCCAAGGATACGATTGGTAGGCTGTACTTCGGTACCGAGGAATTTGTCTTTGGTATTGGTCCAGCTTTCCCAGCGCTGCAAATTCCACTGGGTATAGATGTAGGCGGGATCCCACTTGCGGTTATTGACCACGTAGAGCGGCTTGAAGGTTGCATTGACAACGGGGTAGCCGGCATCAATCAGGCGCTGCGGATCGTAGTACTGTGATTCCCAGAGCATTACAACCATGTCTTTGGGGATTTCTATTTCACCAGCCTCAGTAAAGCCGGCCCAGAGCAGCGTTTGCCGGCCCTGTGCGCGTACCATGTCGTTCAGCCGGGCGAGGAAATGTCTGAATAATTCATCCACATTGGGTATGCCATGCTGTTGCATGTATGCCTGGGTCTCGGGATCCTCGTCCATGCCGGCAAAGAAGGCTTCATCTCCGCCTATATGGATATAGGGCGTGTGCGGGAACGCTGCGGCAAGTTCTTCAATGAGGATGTTTAGCGCTGCGTAGGTCGCTTCACGCCCCATCGTGATTGTGTAGCTGTTTTGGCGCGGATCTCCAATGCCAAATACCGAGGGCATGTTGCTTACAAGCTGTGTGGCATGCCCTGGGACATCCAGTTCAGGGACAAGGATAACGCCCCGTTCCTGCGCATAGGCATTCAATTCTTCGAGCTCTTCAAGGGTGTAGTGCCGGCCTTCGGTAGCCAGTTGAGGGAATGCTGTAGATGGAAAGGTGAACGACTGATCGTCGGTGAGATGCAAATGGAGATAGTTGATTTTGTACCATTTGCAGAGGGTTATTAACGACTTGATTGTGCTTACGTCATGCCAACTCCTTGCCAGGTCGATCATCAAGCTTCGGTAAGGCGTGGCCGGTCTATCTTGTATCCTGATTTTGGGAAGGGTAGCGTTGGTGTCCATGAGTTGAAGAAGAGTCACAAGCCCCATAGAGACACCGGCGTAACTTGCACCTCTAACGGACACGTCTTCTCCTATCTCAATTTCATAAGCTTCCGTAATATTTGATTCTCCAGCCATCGATGCATCAACATCGAGGGTTATCGTCACTGAGGGCGTTGATTGTATGTTGTTGATGCCAGTAAGGAGGTAAAAGTCCGCTTCAAAAATACCTGGCAGAGGGGCAAGAGAAGGCGCTTTAATTTCAAAGGAGACACCATCGCGCAAGTTCAGCCGACCTGATTGTTGCTCAACTGATGATGCTACTGTGGGTAAAAGAGGTAACTGCTCCGTGGTTGGGGGCGAACAGGATGAAGTCGCTAAAATATAGAGGACAAGATAAACCTGTTTGAACCGCATCAAGGTGACCTGACAAGTGCAAAAGAAAACGTGGGTTGCCTAAGCTACTGCTTGTGTTGTCATCGGGCAAGCAGGCTGTGTTTCAGGACTACACCGCCGTGCATTAATCATAGCTACTGGTAATAGGCTTTTGCTTCAGCCAGTATTAGTTTGATGAAAGCTTTTTTGCCATCGCCATAGGCCTTGCGGTCACCGGCTACTGTTGCAATCAACTGCTGTTTTAG is a window of Bacteroidota bacterium DNA encoding:
- a CDS encoding family 20 glycosylhydrolase, which encodes MRFKQVYLVLYILATSSCSPPTTEQLPLLPTVASSVEQQSGRLNLRDGVSFEIKAPSLAPLPGIFEADFYLLTGINNIQSTPSVTITLDVDASMAGESNITEAYEIEIGEDVSVRGASYAGVSMGLVTLLQLMDTNATLPKIRIQDRPATPYRSLMIDLARSWHDVSTIKSLITLCKWYKINYLHLHLTDDQSFTFPSTAFPQLATEGRHYTLEELEELNAYAQERGVILVPELDVPGHATQLVSNMPSVFGIGDPRQNSYTITMGREATYAALNILIEELAAAFPHTPYIHIGGDEAFFAGMDEDPETQAYMQQHGIPNVDELFRHFLARLNDMVRAQGRQTLLWAGFTEAGEIEIPKDMVVMLWESQYYDPQRLIDAGYPVVNATFKPLYVVNNRKWDPAYIYTQWNLQRWESWTNTKDKFLGTEVQPTNRILGATMCAWEQNQINQLPRLRKRLPAMASHLWEGGAGTLSQFEGALTHTDAQLTRLLHPFGVNVKGRSYPALDEGNFYEHLQFDQALTLSATAIYPDLILRHTLDGTAVTSASSVWLDDLTFNETTTVKIQAFNAQDEAVGLPFHQRYFYSPITASAAGLWKQLPHGSWEKHRFEDSLTLSLHANLPDADLRYTLDGSAPNPTSPVYATPLTIKQSTSVRAQLIQRDGTPIGSGFSQTYFQIINDASLTTGKPAIASTDNIRPGLAELTNNGRITLWEHWEGHVGEDVWIEIDLEKPEQISRLKVYNYWDNYRYYQYTIDGSVDGSTWTQLVDFSQNTEKTTLAGYTHTIVPSEVRFLKLNLLFNSANPGLHVTEISAFHE
- a CDS encoding arginase family protein; translated protein: MSREDKKRLNILFPDWQGYGESMAAHTGALALAEALSPRFAFSGIEVSQTTPLTAKAGVLGLDPNLDMLRSMCNLLEAKQPDKTFMIGGTCATEIAPVSYLNKKYKGDLCVLWFDAHGDLNTPASSPSGHLHGMPLRTLLGEGHPEVLEQAFSTLQPDQVILVGTRDLDPAENTFIEENNLLLLPPQELSAAGRLTDAIAARNYNHVYVHLDLDILNPAEFPSLLVPTTGGISVAMLKKLLYSITKTCDIAGFSVVEYVLRRRDDIGIVESLVEIVLDQDA